In Mycobacterium sp. JS623, one genomic interval encodes:
- a CDS encoding MCE family protein — protein sequence MTAPVNKSRTPPFKAAGAVLTLLVVVAMVLVFLQFRGTFLDREDLTMMAARAGLSMDPGAKVTYNGVEIGRVGNVDQIDVGGEPKARITLKVDRKYLHLIPKNVNAAITATTVFGNKYISFTSPKNPTPQRISPSDVIDATSVTTEFNTLFETVVEVAQQVDPIKLNQTLSATAEALSGLGDRFGQSIIHGNQILDDVNPLMPQIRRDNQLLADLGDVYANAAPDLFDGLENAVTTARTLNAEQGNIDQALMAAVGFGNTGGDIFERSGPYLVRGTADLVPTSQLLDTYSPALFCTIRNFHDVEPKVAASLGGNGYSLRTTSELIGPGNPYVYPDNLPRVNARGGPEGRPGCWQPITRDLWPAPYLVMDTGASIAPYNHLALASPFGCAGLPPCIIPLLPAPIPVIAPGIEYVWGRQFGEYTINP from the coding sequence GTCGTCGCGATGGTCCTGGTCTTCCTCCAGTTCCGCGGCACCTTCCTCGACCGCGAGGATCTGACGATGATGGCGGCGCGGGCCGGCCTTTCGATGGATCCCGGCGCAAAGGTGACCTACAACGGTGTTGAGATCGGCAGGGTCGGCAACGTCGACCAGATCGATGTCGGGGGCGAGCCCAAGGCGAGGATCACGCTCAAGGTAGATCGCAAATATCTGCACTTGATTCCCAAGAACGTGAATGCCGCCATCACCGCCACCACAGTGTTCGGCAACAAGTACATATCCTTCACGTCGCCGAAAAACCCGACGCCGCAACGCATTTCCCCGTCGGATGTGATTGACGCGACGTCGGTGACGACCGAGTTCAACACCTTGTTCGAGACGGTCGTCGAGGTGGCCCAGCAGGTCGACCCGATCAAGTTGAACCAGACATTGAGCGCCACCGCCGAAGCGCTCAGCGGGCTGGGTGATCGGTTCGGCCAGTCGATCATTCACGGCAACCAGATCCTGGACGACGTCAATCCGCTGATGCCCCAGATCCGCCGCGACAACCAGCTGCTCGCCGATCTGGGTGACGTCTACGCCAACGCGGCGCCAGACCTGTTCGACGGCCTGGAGAACGCCGTCACCACCGCGCGCACGCTCAATGCGGAGCAGGGCAACATCGACCAGGCGCTGATGGCGGCTGTCGGATTCGGTAATACCGGCGGCGACATCTTCGAACGCAGCGGTCCCTACCTGGTCCGTGGCACTGCCGACCTGGTGCCCACCTCGCAGCTGCTCGACACATACAGCCCCGCGCTGTTCTGCACGATCCGCAACTTCCACGACGTGGAGCCAAAGGTCGCAGCGTCCCTGGGTGGCAACGGGTATTCGCTTCGGACCACCAGCGAGCTGATCGGCCCGGGCAACCCCTACGTCTATCCGGACAATCTGCCTCGGGTGAACGCCAGGGGCGGCCCCGAGGGCAGGCCGGGCTGCTGGCAACCGATCACGCGCGATCTGTGGCCCGCGCCGTACCTGGTCATGGACACCGGTGCATCGATTGCGCCGTACAACCACCTGGCACTCGCCTCGCCGTTCGGTTGCGCCGGCCTGCCGCCGTGCATCATTCCGCTGCTTCCGGCCCCGATTCCGGTCATCGCTCCTGGGATCGAATACGTCTGGGGGCGTCAGTTCGGGGAGTACACGATCAACCCATGA